The following are from one region of the Lytechinus pictus isolate F3 Inbred chromosome 4, Lp3.0, whole genome shotgun sequence genome:
- the LOC129258737 gene encoding dual specificity protein phosphatase 14-like: MASAGHAHFHVINEITNSLFLTSAYGVSSPTALRTKGITCIINISLSFQTPTPKLRDIEFVRIAVDDIPTAQLGVHFDRIADKIYSVKKSGGKTVVHCYAGRSRSASSVMAYLMKYEHMTLKQAHNHVKSRRPVIRPNPGFWKQLITYEHRLYGKNSVKMMYTHAGAIPDVYAQELKNFVHL; encoded by the coding sequence ATGGCATCTGCTGGACATGCACACTTCCATGTCATTAATGAGATAACCAATAGCCTTTTCCTGACCAGTGCGTACGGTGTCAGTAGCCCAACAGCTCTTCGCACCAAAGGAATAACATGCATCATCAACATCTCGCTGTCGTTTCAAACCCCGACGCCCAAACTGCGCGACATCGAGTTCGTCCGGATTGCCGTGGACGACATCCCCACGGCGCAGTTGGGCGTGCACTTTGACCGGATCGCCGACAAGATTTACAGTGTGAAGAAAAGCGGCGGGAAGACCGTCGTGCATTGCTACGCTGGCCGCAGTCGATCGGCATCGTCCGTGATGGCGTATCTCATGAAATACGAGCACATGACTCTCAAACAGGCCCACAACCACGTGAAATCGCGTCGTCCGGTCATACGCCCGAATCCAGGGTTCTGGAAGCAGTTGATCACGTACGAGCATCGACTTTATGGTAAGAACAGTGTGAAGATGATGTATACCCATGCTGGTGCCATCCCGGATGTTTATGCGCaagagctgaaaaattttgtgCATTTGTGA
- the LOC129258727 gene encoding zinc finger protein 585B-like — protein MEERKEMVTMGTRLSDDGNQVKHDPHRIVLCVPCNLWFVSVLEFIRHHSQHEIQEEVQCLLCRQSFKGNVHLVDHYSNFHNIEEPRETSALLDSSDRDQKMHVDHSYSRAENGDWRETDVEEKEGLTRDGGASEMKTEKGEAIEEMEMGEVETEHTVGGTETPDMAEGDAGNALKGGVFGSEAEIKRTCEEWDKEDCTDVFRIKSEKMADAKDLSVRPDVGDLDMSDKENNDVDLEDSGSGSSCMDTGLLDNAASKPHTDVVEAKTEVDEEEEYDVQNTEVSEDCLQGRLSPFSKLQGDTTLDSIHSDHLEENDDSNTFMEQIHLETGDKFEGNLSDGDDDHEEEAPLSDGEALEVMPEYEEGDFRFISGLRHRQIHIANSNMVTDIGMQVFICLHCDFLDSEAGLVNHMKKIHEKILAMEYTMLQFSREVPVDRVFPENVTGEEVMMLSEYHKRNLQQKHLSGGSRKRSFRSDVVEGKRRHACIKKGGTVEKKKRYVENRVPSLCPECGKILCRKSALRTHILGVHSRSRNHLCEVCGKAFRASYHLSQHRKSHRTKTFSCDLCDFTSDVRMDIFDHQQLHPNNFILCHVCGTVLKSKTALKRHMMVHSDARPFACTVEGCTWRFTSEALCKGHIEAHNSPGEFICLECKRRFRKRHHVRRHLKTVHGKESNAEADKFIAVDAKEMPSAEQFDQIPVTQLSKQHIVITTDEHGTPIFCDQNEELVFDSKTSSLLQVTVKHSDEI, from the exons AtggaggaaaggaaggaaatggTCACCATGGGAACAAGACTCAGTGATGATGGAAACCAGGTGAAGCATGATCCTCACAGGATTGTGCTCTGTGTCCCTTGCAATCTCTGGTTTGTCAGTGTCCTGGAGTTTATCAGGCATCACTCACAAC ATGAAATCCAAGAGGAGGTCCAATGTCTCCTTTGCAGACAGTCCTTCAAAGGAAACGTCCACCTGGTTGACCACTATAGTAACTTTCACAACATTGAAGAACCTAGAGAAACTTCTGCGCTGCTGGACAGTTCAGACAGGGACCAGAAAATGCATGTTGATCATTCATACTCACGGGCAGAGAATGGTGACTGGAGAGAGACAGATGTTGAGGAGAAAGAAGGCTTGACCAGGGATGGCGGAGCTAGTGAGATGAAAACGGAAAAAGGTGAAGCAATTGAGGAGATGGAGATGGGGGAAGTAGAGACGGAACACACTGTTGGAGGAACAGAGACACCAGATATGGCTGAAGGGGACGCTGGAAATGCTTTGAAGGGTGGTGTCTTTGGTAGCGAGGCAGAGATCAAAAGAACCTGCGAGGAATGGGATAAAGAAGACTGTACTGATGTTTTtagaataaaaagtgaaaagatgGCTGATGCGAAAGACTTGTCTGTACGTCCAGATGTCGGAGATCTTGATATGAGCgacaaggaaaataatgatgttgattTGGAAGACAGTGGCTCTGGGAGTTCTTGTATGGATACTGGGTTGTTGGACAATGCAGCTTCCAAACCTCACACTGATGTGGTGGAAGCTAAAACAGAGGTGGATGAAGAGGAAGAATATGATGTACAGAATACAGAAGTATCAGAAGATTGTCTACAAGGGAGGTTGAGTCCTTTCAGCAAGTTACAGGGTGATACTACTCTAGATTCTATACACTCTGATCATTTAGAGGAGAATGATGATAGCAATACTTTCATGGAGCAGATACACCTTGAGACAGGAGATAAGTTTGAAGGTAATCtcagtgatggtgatgatgatcatgaagaAGAGGCTCCACTTTCAGATGGGGAAGCACTTGAGGTAATGCCAGAGTATGAGGAAGGAGACTTCCGGTTTATATCTGGACTCCGACATCGACAGATTCATATTGCTAACTCCAACATGGTAACAGATATTGGTATGCAAGTATTTATATGTCTCCACTGTGACTTTCTAGATAGTGAAGCAGGACTTGTCAATCATATGAAAAAGATTCACGAGAAGATATTAGCGATGGAGTACACAATGCTACAGTTTTCCAGGGAAGTGCCTGTTGATCGGGTCTTTCCAGAAAACGTCACAGGAGAAGAAGTAATGATGCTCTCCGAGTACCATAAGAGAAATCTTCAGCAAAAGCATTTGTCGGGTGGAAGCAGAAAAAGATCTTTCAGATCTGATGTTGTAGAAGGGAAGAGACGCCATGCATGTATCAAGAAAGGAGGCACTgtagaaaagaagaagaggtaCGTTGAGAATCGGGTGCCCAGTTTATGTCCAGAGTGTGGCAAAATCCTGTGTCGAAAAAGTGCCTTGAGGACACATATCCTTGGAGTCCACAGCCGCTCCAGGAATCATCTGTGTGAGGTATGTGGGAAAGCGTTCCGGGCATCTTACCATCTCAGCCAGCACCGGAAATCTCACAGGACCAAAACCTTTAGCTGTGATCTATGTGACTTCACGTCCGATGTGCGCATGGATATCTTTGATCATCAGCAGTTGCACCCAAACAACTTTATCCTTTGCCACGTATGCGGAACAGTGCTCAAGAGCAAAACTGCCCTCAAGCGCCACATGATGGTGCATTCTGATGCCCGACCATTTGCCTGTACTGTCGAGGGCTGTACGTGGCGTTTCACCAGTGAGGCTCTCTGCAAAGGACACATCGAGGCACATAATTCCCCTGGAGAATTCATCTGCCTGGAGTGCAAACGTCGCTTCCGGAAGCGGCATCATGTCCGTCGCCACCTTAAAACGGTGCATGGTAAAGAGTCTAACGCTGAAGCTGATAAGTTCATTGCAGTGGATGCCAAGGAGATGCCTTCTGCTGAGCAGTTCGATCAGATACCTGTCACGCAGCTCAGCAAACAGCATATTGTGATAACCACAGATGAGCATGGTACTCCAATCTTCTGTGATCAAAATGAGGAACTTGTGTTCGATTCCAAGACATCATCTCTCTTGCAAGTGACTGTTAAACATTCTgatgaaatatga